From a single Intestinibaculum porci genomic region:
- a CDS encoding gamma-glutamyl-gamma-aminobutyrate hydrolase family protein has product MKPIIGVTNLIDTAKNSYWMLPEYLEMIEDLGGIPLILPVLSDKEDIAQILSQIDGVLLTGGQDIQPSLYRELQLECCGETSLERDECECELIKQAIAKDMPILGICRGVQILNTIHGGTLYQDLATQYHTYVNHHMSAPYNRYVHKVRLDHYLRYLLGEDEIAVNSYHHQAVKDLGKGLEVNATAEDDLIEAIALPSKRFVVGVQWHPEFLYDQDEANHHLVHAFIAKCKK; this is encoded by the coding sequence ATGAAGCCGATTATTGGCGTGACAAACTTAATTGATACCGCAAAAAACAGTTACTGGATGTTGCCAGAATATTTGGAAATGATTGAAGACTTAGGCGGCATTCCGTTAATTCTGCCGGTGCTTTCCGACAAAGAAGATATCGCCCAGATCTTAAGTCAGATTGACGGAGTGTTATTAACGGGCGGGCAGGATATTCAGCCTTCGCTTTATCGTGAACTGCAGTTAGAATGCTGCGGAGAAACTTCATTAGAACGTGATGAGTGTGAATGTGAACTGATCAAACAGGCGATCGCAAAGGATATGCCAATCTTAGGCATCTGTCGCGGGGTTCAGATTTTAAATACCATTCATGGCGGTACGCTTTATCAGGATTTAGCGACCCAGTATCATACTTATGTCAATCATCATATGAGTGCCCCCTATAACCGTTATGTCCACAAGGTCCGCTTAGATCATTATCTCCGTTATCTCTTAGGAGAAGATGAAATTGCCGTCAATTCTTACCACCATCAGGCGGTCAAAGACTTAGGGAAGGGGTTAGAAGTTAATGCGACTGCTGAAGATGATTTGATTGAGGCGATTGCTTTGCCAAGCAAACGCTTTGTCGTAGGGGTGCAGTGGCATCCGGAATTTCTCTATGATCAGGATGAAGCCAATCACCACTTAGTGCATGCCTTTATTGCCAAATGCAAGAAATAG